The genome window ACAGAACGTCTATAACTACCGCCAGTAGGCAGACTCCCATTATGGTAAAAAAAGTATGATTTCCCTTTATAGTCAATAATCCCTGGATGTGTAGTAAAACTGTTTGTCACATTATCTTGGATGATACCTTGATATGTCCATGGTCCCTCTGGTTTTGGAGCTGTGCAGTATTCTATCATTTCTGGTTTTGTACCAACGCTTGGATAAACTAGATAATACAGATTTTTTCTCTTATATACCCATGGTCCTTCAATGTAATTTTTAGGTTTAAAAGTGGTGATAGGCCCGTCCATTTCGATCATATTGTCTTTAAGTTTTACCCATTTACAGCTTCCATTACCCCAAAATAAATAAGCTTGTCCGTCATCATCAACAAATACGGTAGGGTCAATATCATCCCAGGCAAATTTCATGTCTGTAGTCATTTCGTTTATTACAAGAGCCTTACCAATAGCATCTTTAAAAGGACCTGTAGGACTGTCAGAAACAGCTACGCCAATTGCGGCACCGCCCCCGCTTACATCATCTTTTTTGTGAAACGTAGAAACAAACCAGTAAAACTTTCCTTTTCTCTCCACACACTGCGCAGCATAAGCATCCCCAGTAGCCCAAGAAAATGTACTTGGCGAAAGCAGTGCTCCGTGATCTTTCCAGGCTGCCATGTCTGTTGTAGAAAATACGTGCCAATCGGACATTTTATAATTCGTATCTTGTTCTGTTGCTACATCATGCCCTGTATACAAATACAATGTGCCTTTATGTACAAGCGGCGAAGGATCTGCAGTAAAAATATTTTTTATAATAGGATTTTGTGCTGTCATTCTAATCATTGACAAACCACAGAACACCAATAGAATTTTAATCTTAAATT of Flavobacterium marginilacus contains these proteins:
- a CDS encoding glycoside hydrolase family 43 protein produces the protein MKFKIKILLVFCGLSMIRMTAQNPIIKNIFTADPSPLVHKGTLYLYTGHDVATEQDTNYKMSDWHVFSTTDMAAWKDHGALLSPSTFSWATGDAYAAQCVERKGKFYWFVSTFHKKDDVSGGGAAIGVAVSDSPTGPFKDAIGKALVINEMTTDMKFAWDDIDPTVFVDDDGQAYLFWGNGSCKWVKLKDNMIEMDGPITTFKPKNYIEGPWVYKRKNLYYLVYPSVGTKPEMIEYCTAPKPEGPWTYQGIIQDNVTNSFTTHPGIIDYKGKSYFFYHNGSLPTGGSYRRSVCVDYMYYNEDGTIQKIVQTTEGVAKVK